From Camelina sativa cultivar DH55 chromosome 20, Cs, whole genome shotgun sequence, the proteins below share one genomic window:
- the LOC104770002 gene encoding uncharacterized protein LOC104770002, producing MISCDVMVKRASASVDDKLNLLPMKKQKLDEGYFESEFETETESESEGEVEDGMDYRGLEDVEETEPEWDVDSFDGREYESDAEIRDSFANENDYMEYREERIQALEDRGFLPDPFNYIGAIQNLDGPAYGNMTNREYLAGLASMCVKKLNEVKGKTVEFDSIVRATRNAGGASWTISFMAREYPSGPLLEYQAKAMNFVGQSRDPVPILCRPAPIKPFI from the exons ATGATAAGCTGCGATGTGATGGTGAAACGAGCTTCAGCGTCGGTTGACGACAAGCTTAACTTGTTGCCGATGAAAAAGCAGAAGCTGGACGAGGGATACTTTGAAAGCGAATTCGAAACCGAAACCGAGAGCGAGAGCGAAGGCGAAGTAGAAGACGGGATGGATTACAGAGGGTTAGAAGACGTGGAAGAAACGGAACCGGAGTGGGATGTGGACAGCTTTGATGGTCGGGAATACGAATCAGATGCAGAGATTCGTGACAGCTTTGCTAACGAAAATGATTACATGGAATACCGCGAAGAAAGGATCCAGGCTCTGGAGGATAGG gggtTTTTACCAGATCCATTCAATTACATTGGCGCTATTCAGAATCTGGATGGACCAGCTTATGGAAACATGACTAATAGGGAGTACTTGGCGGGTCTTGCTTCCATGTGCGTTAAGAAACTCAACGAGGTTAAG GGAAAGACTGTGGAATTTGATAGTATTGTGAGAGCCACTAGAAATGCTGGAGGAGCTAGTTGGACAATCTCGTTTATGGCTCGAGAGTATCCGAGTGGGCCTCTCCTGGAGTATCAGGCTAAGGCCATGAATTTCGTTGGACAATCTCGAGATCCTGTTCCCATTCTCTGCAGACCTGCCCCTATAAAACCCTTCATCTAA